From Patescibacteria group bacterium, a single genomic window includes:
- a CDS encoding NYN domain-containing protein, which produces MKKELSNYAFIDSQNLNLGIQSLGWKLDYKRFRVYLKEKYKVVKAYLFIGYIPANQDLYSSLQEAGYVLVFKPTLPDRDGRVKGNVDADLVLQVMIDYKKYNKAIIVTSDGDFYSLVKYLYKNNKLRYVISPYIKTCSVLLKKTAKEKIVFMGNLRKRLEYKMKKHRVRTKP; this is translated from the coding sequence ATGAAAAAAGAGTTAAGCAATTATGCGTTTATTGATAGTCAAAACCTTAATTTAGGTATTCAAAGTTTAGGTTGGAAGTTAGATTACAAGCGATTTAGAGTTTATTTGAAAGAGAAGTACAAAGTAGTTAAAGCTTATTTGTTTATTGGTTATATTCCAGCTAATCAAGATTTATATTCTTCATTACAAGAAGCTGGTTACGTTTTGGTTTTCAAGCCGACATTACCTGATAGGGACGGAAGGGTAAAGGGTAATGTGGATGCTGATTTAGTTTTACAGGTAATGATTGATTATAAAAAATATAACAAAGCTATAATCGTGACAAGCGACGGAGACTTTTATTCTCTAGTTAAATATTTATACAAAAACAACAAGCTTAGATATGTAATAAGTCCGTATATTAAGACTTGTTCGGTTCTGTTAAAGAAAACAGCCAAAGAAAAAATTGTTTTTATGGGGAATTTACGCAAAAGACTTGAGTATAAAATGAAAAAGCACCGCGTAAGGACGAAACCTTAA